The window gtgaaatttatttggatttttacgaattatctttgaaagacagggtcttgaaaaagggacgtttctttttttgcagagtttacCTGTATTTACTTGTGGCATCGATGCTGTATCATTATTTTCTACATTTAAATTGCCCTTGCCTAACGAATGTGTCTAAAGCCGAGCTTGCAACTCGCCTATTCTCACTATATAAGGCAATATATTATGACTACAGCGACTGCCATGAGAAGGCATGTTACTTCGTTTTTTGGCTGGAGGAGGTCCTGCAGATCCATGTGCAGATAAAGTGTCCGGGTGAAAAAGTTTAATTAAAAGTGTTATGTGAGGACAAAACTATGACGTTTCTAAACTTGTTAAATACAGAGTTTTATTAAATGGTTATTAAGAGTAAAAGTGAGTTTGGTAGGTAGGCAAGTAGCGACAAACTGCACAGCAGCACGGAGACCACGCGGAAGTACGATGCACCACCATGTTAATCATACTATAGATATCATGTTTCACGTTGAATTTATGAACTACGAAAAGGTAAGACATGTTTTGATTTAAACTCTGGTGCTGCTCTATCACATATTTTGCGTTTTCAGTACTTGTCAATGGctgttctctccagtcttctTCAGGTGTCCCGGCAGCAGCTGACCCATGACCTTCAGAACAAGATTGAGGCCCAGGACATTGACCTCTCCTGCTTGTCTATCACTGTGACATCACCTAAGACCTCCCTGAAGCCCAACCCCCTGCGCATACCCATAGGGTGAGCTGGAATGACggtgtacagtacaatacaaagaAATACTAGGCCTTCTGAAATTCAGAGCAGGATCTCTAGATCAAACCTACTTATCTTTTGTTGTCAATGAGCACCTCGTACAATTGCCATTCTTACATTCATATGCATGTCTAACTAGCTACAATATTAATTTACCAGGCTCTCAACTCATCCAATGATTTTCTGCAAAGCCACCACTTGCCTTTCAAATGATTTGAATGTACATAGTTTTtactccaagagagagaaagacaatagtttaacagttttgaacaaattaatgtcctaaaattaaggagaagcaagaggaagagagacctAGCTATATTTGGTTGTCATTTTTTAAACTTTCACTTAGCTAAGTGAATGCAGcaagctagtttagcctactcaaacacccagctcaaacttactcacttactcattcaaaggtttttctttattttttatattttctatattgtagaatagtgaagacatcaaaactatgaagtaacacatatggaatcatgtagtaaccaaaaaagtgttaaacaaatcaaaatatatttgatgagattcttcaaaagtgTCGTGGGAATTCTAATCAATAATGAGGAGAGACAATCACCAATCAGGATATGACtttattcaaaatgtattaataacatagatgaattattgcaataatgaagctggttgacgaATCACCCCAAGATGATTAGTTGAGAGCCAACGAGCTGATTTTAGCCACACTATTTTATAACAAAGTACATCCTCCTGAAtgttcatgacaaacaacagatgtatggaatgggtcacacggttaggatttgtatgaaagatactaaTAATTCACAGCcgacagtatctgctgtaaagaCTGCTCTCATTATGTAGAAACCAGGGTCTGGCCCCCAAAACAAAGTTCCTATCATCGTTATCCATACCGGAGCCATCTCCACCCTGGTACCTCCCGGCACACAAACACCAACTCAATCTATGGAATGTGGGCTCCGAGAGAGGACAAGACCATCATAAATCAGTTGCTAGAGTTAAATCTCTGAAGCTCCTctcagttcacacagacacaatagagtTCTAAGAACCCTATTTTGTTGCATAAAATAACCATTTGGTGCAATAACAGTATTATTAACAATCTTGTAATTTCTTCACAATTAGTAGCCACCCTTAgtctcgatgacagctttgcacactcttggcattctctcaatcagtttcatgaggaatgcttttccagtcttgaaggaataccacaagaaattccacaaattaacaagacacacctgttaattgaaatacactGCAGGCGACTTATGAACCTGGTTGAggatgccaagaatgtgcaaagctgtcatcaaggcaaagggtggctatttgaagaatctcaaatataaaatatattttgatttgtttaacactttgtttggttactacatgtggtgtttcatattttttttgtcttcaatattattctacaatgtagaaaatagtaacaatcaagaaaaatccttgaatgagtaggtgtgtccaaacttaactggtactgtgtgtgtgtgtgtgtgtgtatatatatatatatatatattgtggtgGTAAAACAGAACCTTCAGGAACACCGAAACTTACCAttgatccacagagacaaactgttacagttgatgtcggaagtttacatacaccttagccaaatatcaGTTTTATCACAATTAATGACATTTATAGTAGTCCtagaaaaattccctgtcttaggtcagttaggatcaccactttttttagagaatgaaatgtcagaataatagatttatttcagcttttatttctttcatcacattcccagtgggtcagacgtttacatacactcttagtatttggtagcattgcctttaaattgtttaacttgggtcaaacgtttcaggtagccttccacaagcttcccacaataagttgggtgaattttggcccattcctcctgacagagctggtctaactgagtcaggtttgtaggcctcattgctcacacacgctttttcagttctgcccacacattttctataggattgaggtcttgtgatggccactccaataacttgactttgtagtccttaagccattttttcacaactttggaagtatgcttggggtcattgtccattttgactgatgtcttgagatgttgcttcaatatatccacataattttcctgtctcattatgccatctattttgtgaagtgcaccagtccctcctgcagcaaaacgcagacatgatgctgccacgggGGGGattggtgtttttcggcttgcaagcctccccctttttcctcaaaacattATATTGTGCCTTCAGGCATTTGCAAATTGCTCCCAAAAttgctaaaaaaataaataaatctgatgtctcggctgatttcttttgattttcccatgatgtcaagcaaagaggcactgagtttgaatgtaggccttgaaatacatccacaggtacacctccaattgacctcaaatgatgtcaattagcctatcagaagtttctaaagccatgacataatttctagaatttcccaagctgtttaaaggcacagtcaacttagtgcatgtaaacttctgacccactggaattgtgatacagtgaattataagtcaaataatctgtctgtaaacaattgttggaaacatttattgtgtcatgcacaaagtagatgtcctaaccgacttgccaaaactatagtttgttaaccattgacttgtggagtggttgaaaaatgagttttaatgacttcaacctaagtgtatgtacatttccgacttcaactgtaaatttatttatgtgtatacatacatacatacatacatacatacatacatacatacatacatacagtggggcaaaaaagtatttagtcagccaccaactgtgcaagttctcccacttaaaaagatgagagaggcctgtaattttcatcataggtacacttcaactatgacagacaatgagaaaaaaaatccagaaaatcacattgtaggatttttaatgaatttatttgcaaattatggtggaaaataagtatttatttttattttattaagtattttgatttttatttatctaaacctatcaatgttaaaTTGAGCTTGgttaatggaatatgaatgacagtcatccaatatgctgtaatagaaataaggccatgctcatagaaagaaaaaaaaatcctccCTTATTTTAGCCACTGCTGTAAAATACCTATACCTGAATGTGTAAAATGTGCTGTTGCAGTTCCACCACCCCCCAGCAGTGGGAGCAGTTCAGCCAGTACAACGTGGCCCGAGCTCAGGAGGAGATGCAGGCATCACTGCAGCTGAGGGAGGACATGAGTGTCACCAGGGCACAGGTGTGAAATGGGGcctggggtagggagagaggtgtgtAGCGTTACCATATGGCCAGCCCTATATCAATATCACTTTTCTGTATTGCCTCCTATAAAACAGCACTGTCTCTTTTTGCATCTCAAAAGTCACCCTATTgccttacttttgaccagggcccaaagggtcaaaagtagtgcactacatagggaatagggtgccatttgggatgcactctcACTGCTTTCACAGGGCTCTCTGTTGTTGTGTGTGGTATCTGATTGGGTCTGCTTCATAGATATTGCTAGAATGTGTCCGTAAGACTAAGTGAGAGTTAGGTAAAGATGTGTGTTATATCTGGGTTGTCATCCCTCAGTTGCAGAATGAGCTGGATGCTCAGCGAATCGCCACAGTGTTTGCCATCCGTAAACGCACTCACCACCTGGAGCAGGCTCACGATGAGACGCAGTGGCAGATGAAGAGCGTGAGTAGTCAACCTTTCtccacctcttcttcctcctcagtGCCAAACTGATTTTATCAATGTTGAAGACATGCAAGGCGTGAACTTGCAGAATTAGGCACAACGCCTTAGGCTGCAGGTCAAAATTAACTGTGGCTTGGCCTAACCTGGCTTGACAGTGGGGTCAAATGTTTAGAAGAGTGGCCAGgattagggctgttacggtgaccgtattactgccacaccggcggtcacaagACATAATGTCAGTTAAATTTCatgtgaccatttagtcacggtaattaggcttcaagctctgatgctgctcatggtcattagtagcctccaaacttgctaactgcctgttactcaacactctattgtccctctaatcactctgacatcaatgcaaatgtaatcaaaaatctaaacaaacacttcatgagagctcatgttgcacaacatttctataggctatgcaattgcatgaaaacagagtgatggcctctattaaaaagaagatcccatcagctttctataggctaggcctactatatttatttctcaactgtcCTAATATTACACACATTGCATCTCTTTACAAcaggctggcatgaaaatgaaccacgggaaaagcgtcctccatttcccctgtcccTGTTTCGAGACATGATAAGGGTCCAttccaaatcaaaacaaatttcacacatattatttactatatgtaaagacaagattaaatcaataaTAGTCTGATTTATAAACAGTGCATACCTTTTTTTTTGCGGCTTTTAAATCATAGTTGCACaccatgtagcctagcccataggcctatatgttttcataaggtttgtatcacaacagAAGtgaccaaataacttcttaaaatgaagcacattaatcagctttacaacaggtgtagagcctaactggcatacgtacgcagcgcgtgagtttcaagtttggggaggataattttcaccataaaaatgcaccttttaacataaaagcattacatacatAATCATATTTtaggtcacttttgagaatggtgttttcctgctaatagGAACATTTGCGCTATAATGTGAAGTATTagtctaatagtttatcaacattttaagctaaacattctgatctgttccatTGACCTCATTGcttaaaaacaattttttttaatgctaagtggttgtattaatttgggatctatcgcatcccacaactctcccagactatgtttggaatatttatttctcacacagaataggtcaacttttgtactatgggggatagtagagaGTCATGTGAGTTAGTGGTGCTTCGGAGCATGCAGCTGGGAGAAgcgctgaatataataattataattcccaagggcacaatggccactGAAAGGGGATTCAagtcatcattagagtcgcatcatgcagccttagaatgtattcaaaatcaaaagaaatagcctttgtatcacaactgaagttacataaataactctaaattaagcatataggagaacctgtttctttgttatcCGCTCAACACAAAatcagtcaatcaaatgtatttataaagcccttttttacatcagccgatgtcacaaagtgctgtacagaaaaccagcctGAACCCCAAACATCAagaaatgcagatgtagaagcacgctggctaggaaaaactccctagaaaagcaggaaactaggaagaaacctggctctgaggggtggcccgtcctcttctggctgtgccgggtggagataacagtacatggccaagatgttcacacGTTCATAGACACTGTGGCTCTGTCCGACGACACCCCCGGAcaaggccaaccaggcaggatacaaccccacccactttaccaaagTAATaaccgcatgtgcgcactcccttaaatggtttggagaaaatatcctttctattttattcagctatgttcaattgtattcttcatactataaaataggAAATAATGCCactgaattctaagcaaatcttgtctgctaaaatgaacctgtgtagcccacagccatatggcttcgccagatcagggcctaatataaggacaactcagagtatgctatttggttcttctgaaatagactacattttcttcatatcatgtttctttagacctgtctaaaataaataatggatttaatggggatggtgtaggctatattacatggcttttaaaatgtagatgctCCAAACGTCTGCATCAGTGGCATGTAGGCTAtctgtggaagccaggagatgctaaatgtgtttatgttaattaacggtcaattacgtGAGACCGGctgttatttgcttgacaatcaccggttGACAAAATCCCTAGCCGGGATCATATGgatgtctgtttttttgttagtCCCAGGTTGAGATCTCAGATATGGAGAGGGACATCCATAGTCTAGAGGTTGATCTCCAGGCTAAGATGGCCCCACTAAAGCTGGTCCACACCCGGCTGGAGAACAGGACCAAGAGGCCTGGAGTCGATCTCTGTAGGGATGAGGTAGGCTACACCTGGACGGGCACTGGTTcatttactgacattttcaataggTTTTGTGGTCGTGAAAATACTGTACTATAAAGCAATTGTAAGAATTAACAGGAATGTTGAATTGGAGAGGTCAACAGATTTAAAACGGGACTTTATCAGCTTGTTGTGTTTGAACCAGGTTCAGTATGGGCTTGTGGATGAAGCCAATCAGCTGGAGGCCACCATTCTGGCTCTGAAACAGAAATTGGCCCAGGCTCAGTGAGTAATGTCTTTCTGAATTACATCTAATGTAGACTATTGATTCTTATGAACAAAATGAGAATTAACCATCCCATGCCAATAACATGTCTCATGTCGatcttcctcctttctcctcctctccaggtatGCCCTCCAGGCTCTCCAGCTGCACCAGGCCCATATGGGGGAGGATCTGTCCCGTAAGAAGGACGCCCTCTCTCTAGAGCAGCGCAGCCTTGAGACACGCAGCCGCCTCGCCTCCGCTGCTTTCACTGACGTGTCCTCTGGCGCCGTGGTCCCCCTCACCATCTCCAGCGGGAGACACAACCTGGAGCTGGCCTAGGCTCACCAATTCATCTCACACACAACCTTAGGGTTCTCTGACCATAACCTTATTTCCCTCAATTTATTAACCATACCATAAATATGCACATTCGCATCTCAATTGTGTTTTTGTGTCTGTTTATCTTTTAGGCCCCTGTGTTTTCTGTGCGTTTTACAGCAGTCATAGTCTTACACCTATCTTCTGTAAGTTCCGTTATGTGTTATCAATTGAACATTGTGTATCAAAAAAGATCTGCATCATATTAaaactgcaatatgtaactttttgggcgacctgaccagtTTTACATAGAAATATGAATTATAGATATGTCATTTtctttgaaagcaagtctaagaagcagtaggtctgttctatgtgCCTTATTTCAATGCTTCCCGTTCTAAAGTTATGTTTTTGTG of the Oncorhynchus tshawytscha isolate Ot180627B linkage group LG31, Otsh_v2.0, whole genome shotgun sequence genome contains:
- the tekt2 gene encoding tektin-2 isoform X1, which translates into the protein MYSRERGQRMHSEHERVEHCRAKPGLRYSVSDWDTSNKQISDTAEHRRHMSHMTRQEGRALRNETTSKTNWDKSDSSRRLSDRIWDISRWRETLESCIQEVEKEMDALTLWKEETERALTATAVPLEVTVECLTLREGRRGNELVSDPVEAQLKKEVEMIDGAQRVLQQRIDKAFEQLCLLQVSRQQLTHDLQNKIEAQDIDLSCLSITVTSPKTSLKPNPLRIPIGSTTPQQWEQFSQYNVARAQEEMQASLQLREDMSVTRAQLQNELDAQRIATVFAIRKRTHHLEQAHDETQWQMKSSQVEISDMERDIHSLEVDLQAKMAPLKLVHTRLENRTKRPGVDLCRDEVQYGLVDEANQLEATILALKQKLAQAQYALQALQLHQAHMGEDLSRKKDALSLEQRSLETRSRLASAAFTDVSSGAVVPLTISSGRHNLELA
- the tekt2 gene encoding tektin-2 isoform X2 — its product is MYSRERGQRMHSEHERVEHCRAKPGLRYSVSDWDTSNKQISDTAEHRRHMSHMTRQEGRALRNETTSKTNWDKSDSSRRLSDRIWDISRWRETLESCIQEVEKEMDALTLWKEETERALTATAVPLEVTVECLTLREGRRGNELVSDPVEAQLKKEVEMIDGAQRVLQQRIDKAFEQLCLLQVSRQQLTHDLQNKIEAQDIDLSCLSITVTSPKTSLKPNPLRIPIGSTTPQQWEQFSQYNVARAQEEMQASLQLREDMSVTRAQNELDAQRIATVFAIRKRTHHLEQAHDETQWQMKSSQVEISDMERDIHSLEVDLQAKMAPLKLVHTRLENRTKRPGVDLCRDEVQYGLVDEANQLEATILALKQKLAQAQYALQALQLHQAHMGEDLSRKKDALSLEQRSLETRSRLASAAFTDVSSGAVVPLTISSGRHNLELA